The Budorcas taxicolor isolate Tak-1 chromosome 2, Takin1.1, whole genome shotgun sequence genome window below encodes:
- the CLDN4 gene encoding claudin-4, which produces MASMGLQVMGIALAVLGWLGAILSCALPMWRVTAFIGSNIVTSQTIWEGLWMNCVVQSTGQMQCKVYDSLLALPQDLQAARALIVVCIILAVFGVLLSVVGGKCTNCVDDESSKAKIMIVAGVVFLLAGLLVMVPVSWTANNVIRDFYNPLVASGQKREMGASLYVGWAAAGLLILGGTLLCFNCPPRDNKPYSAKYSAARSAPASNYV; this is translated from the coding sequence ATGGCTTCCATGGGGCTGCAGGTGATGGGCATCGCGCTGGCCGTGCTGGGCTGGCTGGGCGCCATCCTGAGCTGCGCGCTGCCCATGTGGCGGGTGACGGCCTTCATCGGCAGCAACATCGTCACGTCGCAGACCATCTGGGAGGGCCTGTGGATGAACTGCGTGGTGCAGAGCACCGGCCAGATGCAGTGCAAGGTGTACGACTCGCTGCTGGCGCTGCCGCAGGACCTGCAGGCGGCCCGCGCCCTCATCGTCGTCTGTATCATCCTGGCCGTGTTTGGCGTGCTGTTGTCGGTGGTGGGCGGCAAGTGCACCAACTGCGTGGATGATGAGAGCTCCAAGGCCAAGATTATGATCGTGGCCGGCGTGGTGTTCCTGCTGGCCGGCCTGCTGGTGATGGTGCCCGTGTCCTGGACGGCTAACAACGTCATCCGTGACTTCTACAACCCCCTGGTAGCCTCGGGCCAGAAGCGGGAGATGGGGGCCTCGCTCTACGTGGGCTGGGCCGCCGCTGGCTTGCTGATTCTTGGGGGGACCCTGCTCTGCTTCAACTGCCCGCCACGCGACAACAAGCCCTACTCCGCTAAGTACTCCGCCGCCCGCTCCGCCCCAGCCAGCAACTACGTCTAA
- the METTL27 gene encoding LOW QUALITY PROTEIN: methyltransferase-like protein 27 (The sequence of the model RefSeq protein was modified relative to this genomic sequence to represent the inferred CDS: inserted 2 bases in 1 codon): protein MAEGRSLPEVRALVGASHGITDLAHKLHFYDQWAPNYDQDVAALQYRAPRLAVDCLTQALVGPHHAALILDVACGTGLVAAELQAQGFRQLHGVDGSPGMLDQAQARGLYQCLSLCTLGQEPLPSAEGTFDAVLMVGALSDGQVPCSAIPELLRVTKPGGLVCLTTRTNPSNLRYKEALEATLDGLEQAGAWERLEARTVDRXGNWPPPSSRWGLAPPTATASSPASSTCTGSRRQPRLREGGPAPSPQLASDPPVASASALPVK, encoded by the exons ATGGCGGAGGGCAGGAGCCTGCCTGAGGTGCGTGCGCTGGTTGGGGCTtcgcatggcatcactgacctggcCCACAAGCTTCACTTCTATGACCAATGGGCTCCGAACTATGACCAG GATGTGGCTGCCCTGCAGTACCGCGCTCCCCGCCTCGCAGTTGACTGCCTCACCCAAGCCCTTGTGGGTCCACACCACGCTGCCCTGATCCTGGATGTGGCCTGTGGTACTGGCCTTGTGGCTGCAGAG CTGCAGGCTCAGGGCTTCCGCCAGCTGCATGGGGTGGATGGAAGCCCAGGGATGTTGGATCAGGCCCAGGCCCGTGGCCTCTACCAGTGCCTCAGCCTCTGCACCCTGGGCCAGGAGCCACTACCCAGCGCTGAAG GGACCTTTGACGCGGTGCTGATGGTGGGTGCCCTCAGTGACGGCCAGGTGCCCTGCAGCGCAATACCTGAGCTCCTGCGAGTTACCAAGCCAG gTGGGCTGGTGTGTCTGACCACCAGGACCAACCCATCCAACCTGCGATACAAAGAGGCGCTGGAGGCCACCCTGGATGGGCTGGAGCAGGCTGGGGCATGGGAACGGCTGGAGGCCCGGACTGTAGACCG TGGGAACTGGCCACCTCCGAGCTCGAGGTGGGGCCTGGCACCTCCGACAGCGACGGCTTCATCTCCGGCATCATCTACCTGTACCGGAAGCAGGCGGCAGCCCAGGCTGAGGGAGGGAGGcccggcccccagcccccagctggcCTCTGACCCTCCTGTGGCCTCAGCCTCTGCTTTGCCTGTAAAATGA